One stretch of Streptomyces peucetius DNA includes these proteins:
- the lepA gene encoding translation elongation factor 4, with protein MPATPTNVPEPSRTDPALIRNFCIIAHIDHGKSTLADRMLQLTGVVEQRQMRAQYLDRMDIERERGITIKSQAVRLPWAPTEGEDEGRTHILNMIDTPGHVDFTYEVSRSLAACEGTVLLVDAAQGIEAQTLANLYLAMENDLAIVPVLNKIDLPAAQPEKFAEELANLVGCDPDDVLRVSAKTGLGVEALLDRVVREVPAPVGVADAPARAMIFDSVYDSYRGVVTYVRVIDGQLNKRERIRMMSTNATHELLEIGTNSPEMLPADGLGVGEVGYLITGVKDVRQSKVGDTITTLHKGATEALGGYKDPKPMVFSGLYPLDGSDYPELRDALDKLQLNDAALVYEPETSAALGFGFRVGFLGLLHLDVIRERLEREFGLDLIATAPNVVYRVTMEDGTEHTVTNPSEFPEGKIADVHEPVVRATILAPSEFIGSIMELCQTRRGTLLGMDYLSEDRVEIRYTLPLAEIVFDFFDQLKSKTRGYASLDYEPTGEQASSLVKVDILLHGDKVDAFSAITHKDAAYAYGVRLVAKLRELIPRQAFEVPIQAAIGSRVIARETIRAIRKDVLAKCYGGDISRKRKLLEKQKEGKKRMKMVGSVEVPQEAFIAVLSSDEGGKSKK; from the coding sequence GTGCCCGCGACTCCTACCAACGTGCCCGAGCCGAGCCGTACCGACCCGGCTCTGATCCGCAACTTCTGCATCATCGCGCACATCGACCACGGCAAGTCGACGCTTGCCGACCGGATGCTCCAGCTGACGGGTGTGGTCGAACAGCGGCAGATGCGCGCCCAGTACCTCGACCGGATGGACATCGAGCGCGAGCGTGGCATCACGATCAAGTCCCAGGCGGTCCGTCTGCCCTGGGCCCCCACCGAGGGCGAGGACGAGGGCAGGACCCACATCCTCAACATGATCGACACCCCGGGGCACGTCGACTTCACCTATGAGGTGTCCCGGTCCCTGGCGGCGTGCGAGGGCACGGTCCTGCTGGTCGACGCGGCCCAGGGCATCGAGGCGCAGACCCTCGCCAACCTCTATCTGGCGATGGAGAACGACCTCGCGATCGTCCCGGTCCTCAACAAGATCGACCTGCCGGCCGCCCAGCCGGAGAAGTTCGCCGAGGAGCTCGCAAACCTGGTCGGCTGCGACCCGGACGACGTGCTCAGGGTCTCCGCCAAGACCGGTCTCGGCGTCGAGGCGCTGCTCGACCGCGTCGTCCGTGAGGTCCCGGCCCCGGTCGGCGTGGCCGACGCGCCCGCCCGCGCGATGATCTTCGACTCGGTCTACGACTCGTACCGCGGTGTCGTGACGTACGTACGAGTGATCGACGGACAGCTCAACAAGCGCGAGCGCATCCGGATGATGTCCACCAACGCCACCCACGAGCTGCTGGAGATCGGCACCAACTCGCCGGAGATGCTGCCGGCCGACGGTCTCGGCGTCGGCGAGGTGGGCTACCTCATCACCGGCGTGAAGGACGTCCGCCAGTCCAAGGTCGGTGACACCATCACCACCCTGCACAAGGGCGCCACCGAAGCGCTCGGCGGCTACAAGGACCCGAAGCCGATGGTCTTCTCGGGTCTGTATCCGCTGGACGGTTCCGACTACCCCGAGCTGCGTGACGCCCTCGACAAGCTCCAGCTCAACGACGCCGCCCTGGTGTACGAGCCGGAGACCTCGGCGGCGCTGGGCTTCGGTTTCCGCGTGGGCTTCCTCGGCCTGCTGCACCTGGACGTGATCCGCGAGCGTCTCGAGCGCGAGTTCGGTCTGGACCTGATTGCCACCGCTCCGAACGTGGTCTACCGCGTGACGATGGAGGACGGCACCGAGCACACGGTGACCAACCCGAGCGAGTTCCCCGAGGGCAAGATCGCCGATGTCCACGAGCCGGTCGTGCGGGCCACGATCCTCGCGCCCAGCGAGTTCATCGGCTCGATCATGGAGCTCTGCCAGACCCGCCGCGGCACGCTCCTGGGGATGGACTACCTCTCCGAGGACCGGGTCGAGATCCGCTACACCCTGCCCCTCGCGGAGATCGTCTTCGACTTCTTCGACCAGCTGAAGTCCAAGACGCGCGGTTACGCGTCCCTCGACTACGAGCCCACCGGCGAGCAGGCGTCCAGCCTCGTCAAGGTCGACATCCTGCTGCACGGCGACAAGGTCGACGCCTTCTCCGCCATCACCCACAAGGACGCCGCCTACGCCTACGGTGTGCGGCTCGTCGCCAAGCTGCGCGAGCTCATCCCGCGGCAGGCGTTCGAGGTGCCGATCCAGGCCGCGATCGGCTCCCGGGTCATCGCCCGTGAAACCATCCGCGCCATCCGCAAGGACGTCCTCGCCAAGTGCTACGGCGGTGACATCTCCCGTAAGCGGAAGCTGCTGGAGAAGCAGAAGGAAGGCAAGAAGCGGATGAAGATGGTCGGTTCCGTGGAGGTGCCGCAGGAGGCCTTCATCGCGGTGCTGTCCAGCGACGAGGGCGGCAAGAGCAAGAAGTAG
- the rpsT gene encoding 30S ribosomal protein S20, translating to MANIKSQIKRNKTNEKARLRNKAVKSSLKTAIRKAREAVATGDVEQATVAARAASRQLDKAVSKGVIHKNAAANKKSALASKVATLQG from the coding sequence GTGGCGAACATCAAGTCCCAGATCAAGCGGAACAAGACGAACGAGAAGGCGCGCCTGCGCAACAAGGCCGTCAAGTCCTCGCTCAAGACCGCGATCCGCAAGGCCCGTGAGGCTGTCGCCACCGGCGACGTCGAGCAGGCGACCGTGGCGGCCCGTGCCGCCTCCCGTCAGCTGGACAAGGCCGTCTCCAAGGGCGTCATCCACAAGAACGCCGCCGCCAACAAGAAGTCGGCGCTGGCTTCCAAGGTTGCCACCCTCCAGGGCTGA
- the holA gene encoding DNA polymerase III subunit delta, which produces MATKNSTDDPLAPVTLAVGQEDLLLDRAVQQVVAAARAADADTDVRDLTADQLQPGTLAELTSPSLFAERKVVIVRNAQDLSADTIKDVKAYLVAPVEEITLVLLHPGGAKGKGLLDAARKAGAREVACPKTTKPAERLTFVRSEFRASGRSATPEACQALVDAIGSDLRELASAVSQLTADVEGTIDEAIVGRYYTGRAEASSFNVADRAVEGRAAEALEALRWSLSTGVAPVLITSALAQGVRAIGKLSSARGGRPADLARELGMPPWKIDRVRQQMRGWTPDGVAVALRAVAEADAGVKGGGDDAEYALEKAVVTIAMAARSRR; this is translated from the coding sequence ATGGCCACCAAGAATTCGACCGACGATCCGCTCGCTCCCGTCACGCTCGCCGTGGGCCAGGAGGATCTGCTTCTCGACCGCGCCGTCCAGCAGGTCGTGGCGGCGGCGCGGGCCGCCGACGCGGACACGGACGTACGGGACCTCACCGCCGACCAGCTGCAGCCCGGCACCCTCGCCGAGCTGACCAGCCCTTCGCTCTTCGCCGAGCGCAAGGTGGTGATCGTGCGCAATGCGCAGGACCTCTCCGCCGACACGATCAAGGACGTCAAGGCGTATCTCGTCGCCCCCGTCGAGGAGATCACCCTCGTCCTGCTGCACCCCGGTGGCGCCAAGGGCAAGGGCCTGCTGGACGCGGCCCGCAAGGCGGGGGCGCGCGAGGTCGCCTGTCCCAAGACGACCAAGCCCGCGGAACGGCTGACCTTCGTGCGGTCCGAGTTCCGGGCATCGGGCAGGTCCGCCACTCCGGAGGCGTGCCAGGCCCTGGTCGACGCCATCGGCAGCGATCTGCGGGAGCTGGCCTCCGCGGTGTCGCAGCTGACCGCGGACGTTGAGGGCACGATCGACGAGGCGATCGTCGGTCGCTACTACACGGGCCGTGCGGAGGCGTCGAGTTTCAACGTCGCCGACCGGGCGGTCGAGGGCCGGGCGGCGGAGGCGCTGGAGGCGCTGCGCTGGTCCCTGTCGACCGGTGTCGCGCCCGTGCTGATCACCAGCGCGCTCGCGCAGGGCGTGCGCGCGATCGGCAAGCTGTCCTCCGCGCGCGGCGGCCGGCCTGCCGATCTGGCCCGGGAGCTGGGCATGCCGCCGTGGAAGATCGACCGGGTCCGCCAGCAGATGCGCGGCTGGACCCCCGACGGTGTGGCGGTGGCCCTGCGGGCCGTGGCGGAGGCCGATGCGGGCGTCAAGGGCGGCGGCGACGACGCGGAGTACGCGTTGGAGAAGGCGGTCGTGACGATCGCGATGGCGGCCCGCTCCCGCCGCTGA
- a CDS encoding arylamine N-acetyltransferase family protein, translating into MSTPPPTRSQPDSSRPGPSTPAPPVPSRQAVDAYLARIGAGRPERADAAALRELQLRHLLSVPFENLSVHLGEPVVLADGPLIEKVVGGRRGGFCYELNGAFAALLRGLGFGVTLLQARVFGDGGRLGIPYDHLALRVETQDGTGPWLADVGFGDHSHHPLLFGERGDQADPAGTFRVVEAGDGDLDVLRDGKPQFRLDTRPRELADFEAGAWWHRTSPASHFTKSLVCSLLTADGRITLTGRKLVTTVDGERQERPLETDDEVLAAYRKHFGLDLDRVPEVRQASA; encoded by the coding sequence ATGAGCACGCCTCCGCCGACCCGCTCCCAGCCGGACTCCTCACGGCCGGGCCCCTCCACACCGGCGCCGCCGGTGCCGTCGCGGCAGGCCGTCGACGCGTACCTCGCGCGCATCGGCGCCGGACGGCCCGAGCGCGCCGACGCCGCGGCGCTTCGGGAGCTGCAACTGCGGCACCTGCTGTCCGTGCCCTTCGAGAATCTGTCGGTCCATCTCGGCGAGCCCGTCGTACTGGCGGACGGCCCGCTGATCGAAAAGGTCGTCGGCGGCCGCCGAGGCGGATTCTGCTACGAACTCAACGGGGCCTTCGCCGCGTTGCTGCGCGGTCTCGGCTTCGGAGTGACGCTGCTCCAGGCCAGGGTGTTCGGCGACGGCGGGCGGCTGGGCATCCCGTACGACCATCTGGCGCTGCGCGTGGAGACCCAGGACGGTACGGGGCCCTGGCTGGCCGACGTCGGGTTTGGTGACCACAGCCACCATCCCCTCCTCTTCGGCGAGCGAGGCGACCAGGCCGATCCGGCGGGGACCTTCCGTGTCGTCGAGGCGGGTGACGGGGACCTCGACGTGCTCCGGGACGGCAAGCCGCAGTTCCGCCTGGACACCAGGCCGCGTGAGCTCGCCGACTTCGAGGCGGGTGCCTGGTGGCACCGCACCTCGCCCGCCTCCCACTTCACCAAGTCGCTGGTGTGCTCCCTGCTCACCGCGGACGGGAGGATCACCCTGACCGGCCGCAAGCTCGTCACCACGGTCGACGGGGAGCGCCAGGAGCGGCCGCTGGAGACCGACGACGAGGTGCTCGCCGCCTACCGGAAGCACTTCGGCCTCGATCTCGACCGGGTGCCGGAGGTGCGTCAGGCCTCGGCCTGA
- a CDS encoding pyridoxamine 5'-phosphate oxidase family protein codes for MTTQRAARSREERRRHTLDRLAADNDAWVATASADGTPCLMPLSFVWDGASLLMCTRRTNPTARVTPRGEAVVTLGHTRDVVHVEGRAEVVEGSALAAETADAFAAKLNWDPRDRRPWVYLRITPRVVKVWREENELKDRLIMVDGRWLD; via the coding sequence ATGACAACTCAGAGAGCTGCGCGCAGCCGGGAAGAACGGCGTCGGCACACCCTCGACCGGCTCGCAGCGGACAACGACGCCTGGGTCGCCACAGCGTCCGCCGACGGAACCCCGTGTCTGATGCCTCTGTCGTTCGTCTGGGACGGCGCTTCTCTTCTGATGTGCACCCGGCGCACCAATCCCACGGCGCGTGTGACACCACGGGGCGAGGCCGTGGTGACCCTTGGCCACACCCGGGACGTCGTGCATGTCGAGGGCCGGGCCGAGGTCGTCGAGGGGTCGGCCCTGGCCGCGGAGACCGCGGATGCCTTCGCCGCGAAGCTGAACTGGGATCCCCGGGACCGGCGACCCTGGGTGTATCTGCGCATCACCCCCCGTGTCGTCAAGGTGTGGCGTGAGGAGAACGAGCTCAAGGACCGGTTGATCATGGTGGACGGCCGCTGGCTGGACTGA
- a CDS encoding ComEC/Rec2 family competence protein has translation MTRVAVHAPAGHRPDAADPHQESGPTDLRLVPPLLATWAASALALGAPGRWTAAGAAACLAAAALLPLWAAARRRRAGRDPVAAAGSHTTARAPAGRPRRWLPGATALAAALVCAAAGAVSAGLHGADLRRGPLPGLADRHARVTVELTVTSDPRPTSPKVVGDRTAPAALVLNAEATRVTAPGGPVTATRTPVLLLVSPGEEDSTWERLLPSTRLRVGGRLAPPLRSDDPFAAVLRADNGPPRTIGRPTALQRTAGDLRAGLREATDELAPDARALLPGLVVGDTTRIPADLQDAFEATDLTHLLAVSGSNLTVVLILLIGPPGTALLAERRGLAPRLGITLRGTALLGGALTLAFVLVCRPEPSVLRAAACGLITLLAIGTGRRRSLVPALAAAALLLLLYDPWLARSYGFLLSVLATGALLTIGPRWSAALQRRRVPPRLAEALAAAAAAQAVCAPVVAAFAARVSLVAIPCNLAAELAVAPATLLGFAALAAAPFAMPVAELLARCAGWPAGWIASVARAGAALPGAQIDWPGGWRGGLLLAALTAAVLLVVRRLTRHPWAAALCALLLVLAVVRPAPLTARLTGWPPPDWALVMCDVGQGDAMVLAAGDGAAVVVDAGPDPHLTDRCLSELGVTKVPLLLVTHFHADHVAGLAGALRGRAVGAIQTTTFEEPRWQAEFVRRTAAVVGVPVIHAIPGERRRAGRLSWQVLWPDLSRGTAPEGPNDASVALLVRAAGGLSMLLLGDLEPPSQRRLIRSHPALPSVDVLKVAHHGSAYQDPGLLAGARPRLALISCGRDNPYGHPAPRTVGALRAQGALVLRTDRDGAIAVTGAGTGLRAVARGAG, from the coding sequence GTGACCAGGGTCGCCGTCCACGCCCCGGCGGGACACCGGCCGGACGCGGCCGACCCGCACCAGGAAAGCGGCCCCACCGATCTGAGGCTCGTCCCGCCCCTGCTGGCCACCTGGGCGGCGTCGGCTCTCGCCCTTGGGGCGCCGGGCCGTTGGACGGCGGCCGGTGCGGCAGCCTGCCTCGCCGCCGCGGCACTGCTGCCGCTGTGGGCGGCTGCCCGACGGCGCCGGGCCGGCCGGGACCCCGTGGCGGCAGCCGGCTCTCATACGACGGCGCGTGCCCCGGCGGGGCGCCCGCGGCGGTGGCTTCCGGGTGCCACGGCCCTCGCCGCTGCGTTGGTGTGCGCGGCTGCCGGTGCCGTATCCGCCGGGCTGCACGGGGCGGATCTGCGCCGCGGGCCGCTGCCCGGACTGGCCGACCGGCACGCGCGTGTCACCGTCGAACTGACGGTGACTTCCGACCCGAGGCCGACCAGCCCCAAGGTCGTGGGCGACCGGACGGCCCCCGCGGCCCTCGTCCTGAACGCGGAGGCGACGCGCGTCACCGCGCCCGGCGGCCCCGTCACCGCCACCCGCACGCCCGTCCTTCTCCTCGTGTCCCCCGGGGAGGAGGACAGCACCTGGGAGCGACTGCTGCCCTCCACACGGCTGAGGGTGGGCGGACGCCTCGCCCCGCCGCTGCGCAGCGACGACCCGTTCGCGGCCGTGCTGCGGGCCGACAACGGCCCTCCGCGGACCATCGGCCGGCCGACCGCCCTGCAGCGCACAGCCGGTGACCTGCGCGCCGGCCTGCGTGAGGCGACGGACGAGCTGGCCCCCGACGCCCGCGCACTCCTGCCGGGTCTGGTGGTCGGGGACACCACACGCATCCCAGCCGACCTGCAGGACGCGTTCGAGGCGACGGACCTGACCCACCTTCTCGCCGTGAGCGGCAGCAACCTCACAGTCGTCCTCATCCTGCTGATCGGGCCGCCCGGCACGGCGCTGCTCGCCGAACGGCGCGGCCTGGCACCCCGGCTGGGCATCACCCTGCGCGGAACGGCGCTTCTGGGCGGCGCGCTCACGCTCGCCTTCGTGCTCGTCTGCCGACCCGAGCCGAGCGTGCTGCGGGCGGCGGCCTGCGGACTGATCACCCTGCTGGCCATCGGCACCGGCCGGCGCAGATCACTCGTCCCGGCGCTGGCCGCCGCCGCCCTGCTGCTCCTGTTGTACGACCCCTGGCTGGCTCGGAGTTACGGCTTCCTGCTTTCCGTCCTGGCCACCGGAGCCCTGCTCACCATCGGCCCGCGGTGGAGCGCGGCGCTCCAGCGGCGCCGGGTGCCTCCCAGGCTCGCCGAGGCACTGGCCGCGGCCGCCGCCGCGCAGGCTGTCTGCGCCCCGGTGGTGGCCGCGTTCGCCGCCAGGGTCAGCCTGGTCGCGATCCCCTGCAACCTGGCCGCCGAACTGGCAGTGGCCCCGGCGACGCTCCTCGGATTCGCGGCGTTGGCCGCGGCGCCCTTCGCCATGCCGGTCGCCGAACTGCTCGCCCGCTGTGCCGGCTGGCCGGCCGGCTGGATCGCATCCGTGGCACGCGCCGGGGCGGCCCTGCCGGGCGCCCAGATCGACTGGCCGGGCGGCTGGCGCGGCGGACTGCTGCTCGCGGCACTCACCGCGGCGGTACTCCTCGTCGTCCGCCGGCTGACGCGGCATCCGTGGGCGGCGGCGCTCTGCGCGCTCCTGCTCGTGCTCGCCGTGGTGCGCCCGGCCCCGCTCACCGCGAGGCTCACCGGCTGGCCGCCTCCCGACTGGGCACTCGTGATGTGCGACGTGGGACAGGGAGATGCCATGGTGCTCGCGGCCGGTGACGGCGCGGCCGTGGTCGTCGACGCAGGGCCCGACCCTCACCTCACCGACCGGTGCCTGAGCGAACTGGGTGTCACAAAGGTGCCGTTGCTGCTCGTCACCCACTTCCACGCCGACCATGTCGCCGGTCTCGCCGGGGCGCTGCGCGGCCGGGCGGTCGGCGCGATCCAGACGACCACCTTCGAAGAGCCGCGATGGCAGGCCGAGTTCGTACGGCGTACCGCGGCCGTGGTCGGGGTGCCGGTGATCCATGCGATACCGGGGGAACGGCGCAGGGCAGGGAGACTCAGCTGGCAGGTCCTGTGGCCCGACCTCTCGCGGGGCACCGCCCCGGAAGGCCCGAACGACGCCAGCGTCGCACTGCTGGTGCGGGCGGCGGGCGGCCTGTCGATGCTGCTCCTCGGAGACCTCGAACCACCGTCCCAGCGGCGGCTGATACGGTCCCACCCCGCGCTGCCGTCGGTAGACGTGCTCAAGGTCGCCCACCACGGATCGGCCTACCAGGACCCCGGCCTGCTGGCCGGGGCCAGGCCCCGGCTGGCACTGATCTCCTGCGGCAGGGACAACCCGTACGGACATCCGGCACCCCGCACGGTCGGCGCGCTGCGCGCACAGGGTGCACTCGTGCTGCGCACGGATCGAGACGGCGCGATCGCGGTCACGGGAGCCGGCACCGGCCTCCGGGCCGTGGCACGCGGCGCCGGCTGA
- a CDS encoding ComEA family DNA-binding protein — translation MPGGDNGRRAGATRPGSDTETPEDRTPPRLRLALRDRLPVWVQLRCGLEPKTLAALAVVLVAAAVFAAQHFWVGRPQPLRAPALVQHGSAQPRSGPAAEPSPSPGSTVAGPGQAAPIVVDVSGKVRRPGVLELPAGSRVADALAAAGGAEKGTDLTGLNRARVLTDGEQVVVGGPAPPVPGGAGTGPAGAGTQAGPISLNSATAEQLETLPGVGPVLAQHILDHRLQNGGFRSVDELRDVNGIGDRRFEDLRDLVRP, via the coding sequence ATGCCCGGCGGCGACAACGGGCGCAGGGCAGGAGCCACCCGGCCCGGCAGCGACACGGAGACCCCAGAGGACAGGACGCCGCCGCGTCTACGGCTCGCTCTGCGTGACCGGCTGCCGGTGTGGGTCCAGCTCAGATGCGGGCTCGAACCGAAGACGCTCGCCGCCCTCGCCGTGGTCCTCGTGGCGGCGGCTGTCTTCGCCGCGCAGCACTTCTGGGTGGGCAGGCCGCAGCCCTTACGCGCCCCGGCGCTGGTACAGCACGGCTCCGCCCAGCCGCGGTCCGGGCCCGCCGCGGAACCGTCCCCCTCGCCGGGATCCACTGTCGCCGGCCCGGGGCAGGCCGCCCCGATCGTCGTCGACGTGAGCGGCAAGGTACGGCGGCCCGGAGTCCTCGAACTGCCCGCCGGATCGAGGGTGGCCGACGCTCTCGCGGCGGCGGGAGGCGCCGAGAAAGGTACCGACCTGACAGGGCTCAATCGCGCGCGGGTGCTGACGGACGGCGAACAGGTCGTCGTGGGCGGCCCCGCCCCGCCGGTACCGGGCGGTGCCGGCACAGGCCCGGCCGGTGCCGGCACCCAGGCAGGGCCGATCAGCCTCAACTCGGCCACGGCGGAGCAGTTGGAGACACTGCCCGGCGTGGGTCCCGTGCTCGCGCAGCACATCCTCGACCACCGCCTGCAGAACGGGGGCTTCCGGTCGGTCGACGAACTGCGCGACGTCAACGGGATCGGCGACCGCCGGTTCGAGGACCTGCGCGATCTGGTGCGGCCGTGA
- a CDS encoding DegV family protein translates to MSRHVAIVTDSTAYLPPPAMERHSITAVPLTVVLGDQALEEGTEISARSLATALQKRHSVTTSRPGPEMFSRAYRAAADAGATGIVSLHLSAELSGTYDAAVLAAKDAPVPVRVVDTGMIAMALGFCALAAAEVSETGGSLDEAVAAAEKRAEGTSAYFYVDTLDYLRRGGRIGAAQALLGSALAVKPLLQLAEGRIDMLERVRTASRAIARLEEIAAERAGTAPVDIAVHHLAAPERAAALADRLRARVTGLADLHVSEVGAVIGAHTGPGLLGVVVSAR, encoded by the coding sequence ATGTCCCGCCATGTCGCGATCGTCACCGATTCAACGGCCTACTTGCCGCCACCGGCGATGGAGCGACACTCCATCACCGCCGTGCCGCTCACCGTCGTGCTCGGTGACCAGGCGCTGGAGGAGGGCACCGAGATCTCGGCCCGCTCGCTCGCGACCGCCCTGCAGAAGCGGCACTCGGTGACCACGTCCCGGCCCGGCCCGGAAATGTTCAGCCGGGCCTACCGCGCCGCCGCCGACGCCGGAGCCACGGGAATCGTCTCGCTGCACCTCTCCGCCGAACTGTCGGGAACCTACGACGCGGCCGTGCTGGCCGCCAAGGACGCCCCCGTGCCGGTGCGCGTCGTCGACACCGGAATGATCGCCATGGCCCTGGGGTTCTGCGCGCTCGCGGCCGCGGAGGTGTCGGAGACGGGCGGCTCGCTGGACGAGGCGGTGGCCGCGGCGGAGAAGCGGGCGGAGGGCACGTCCGCGTACTTCTACGTCGACACACTCGACTACCTGCGCCGCGGGGGCCGCATCGGTGCCGCACAGGCGCTGCTCGGCTCCGCGCTCGCCGTGAAGCCCCTGCTCCAACTGGCCGAGGGCCGCATCGACATGCTGGAACGCGTGCGTACGGCGTCGCGAGCCATCGCCCGGCTCGAGGAGATCGCCGCCGAACGCGCCGGCACGGCTCCGGTCGACATCGCGGTCCACCACCTGGCGGCTCCGGAGCGGGCAGCGGCACTTGCGGACCGGCTGCGCGCACGGGTGACGGGACTGGCCGACCTGCACGTCAGCGAGGTCGGCGCGGTGATCGGGGCGCACACCGGCCCGGGGCTGCTGGGGGTCGTGGTATCCGCGCGCTGA